A genomic window from Pseudonocardia broussonetiae includes:
- a CDS encoding CaiB/BaiF CoA transferase family protein, producing the protein MLPLDGIVVVSCEQAVAAPFATRQLAELGARVIKIERPGEGDFARAYDTTVHGQSSHFVWLNRSKESMAVDLKSDAATVHRLLERADVFVQNFAPGAAERLGLGADDLRARHPRLITCSISGYGPSGPYRDAKAYDLLIQSEAGLVSVTGSPEEPAKAGIPAADIGAGMYAFSGILAALYDRERTGAGTHVEISLFDALVEWMGFPLQYTAGSGAPPPRTGTSHAAIAPYGTFRAGDGVEVVLGIQNEREWVAFCAGVLERPELATDPRFDTGARRVAHRPALHTEIDSVLGALTGAELVERLGRARIAYGRRREVAEVLEHPQLAARDRWAVVDTPGGPVRTLLPPISLPGRPPRLGPVPAVGEHTDAIRAWLDAD; encoded by the coding sequence GTGCTCCCCCTCGACGGAATCGTGGTCGTCTCCTGCGAGCAGGCCGTGGCCGCCCCGTTCGCCACCCGCCAGCTCGCCGAGCTCGGCGCCCGCGTCATCAAGATCGAGCGGCCGGGCGAGGGCGACTTCGCGCGCGCCTACGACACCACCGTCCACGGCCAGTCCAGCCACTTCGTGTGGCTCAACCGGTCGAAGGAGTCGATGGCCGTCGACCTCAAGTCCGACGCCGCCACCGTGCACCGCCTGCTCGAGCGCGCCGACGTGTTCGTCCAGAACTTCGCCCCCGGCGCGGCGGAGCGGCTCGGCCTCGGCGCCGACGACCTGCGCGCCCGCCACCCGCGGCTGATCACCTGCTCCATCTCCGGCTACGGCCCGAGCGGGCCCTACCGCGACGCGAAGGCCTACGACCTGCTCATCCAGTCCGAGGCCGGGCTCGTGTCGGTTACCGGCAGTCCGGAGGAGCCCGCGAAGGCCGGGATCCCCGCGGCCGACATCGGCGCCGGCATGTACGCCTTCTCCGGCATCCTCGCCGCGCTCTACGACCGCGAGCGCACCGGCGCGGGCACGCACGTCGAGATCAGCCTGTTCGACGCACTGGTCGAGTGGATGGGCTTCCCGCTGCAGTACACCGCGGGCAGCGGGGCGCCGCCGCCGCGCACCGGCACCAGCCACGCCGCCATCGCCCCCTACGGCACGTTCCGCGCGGGCGACGGCGTCGAGGTCGTCCTGGGCATCCAGAACGAGCGCGAGTGGGTCGCGTTCTGCGCGGGCGTGCTGGAGCGTCCGGAGCTCGCGACCGACCCCCGCTTCGACACCGGCGCCCGCCGCGTCGCGCACCGGCCCGCGCTGCACACCGAGATCGACTCCGTGCTCGGCGCGCTCACCGGCGCGGAGCTCGTCGAGCGGCTCGGGCGCGCCCGGATCGCGTACGGCCGCCGCCGCGAGGTTGCCGAGGTCCTGGAGCACCCGCAGCTCGCCGCGCGCGACCGCTGGGCTGTCGTCGACACCCCCGGCGGGCCGGTCCGCACCCTGCTCCCGCCGATCTCGCTGCCCGGGCGCCCGCCGCGGCTCGGGCCCGTGCCCGCGGTCGGCGAGCACACCGACGCGATCCGGGCCTGGCTCGACGCCGACTAG
- a CDS encoding metallophosphoesterase, whose amino-acid sequence MHTLIQITDLHLVPEGSLLQGRVDTAAPFARALAAVTASGVRPAALLLTGDLADAGDGPTYARLRELVAPLGVPVVAVAGNHDDRAALREHLLGEPADDAPLDHVVRLGGLRVVVLDTSVPGHGHGELRPAQLEWLAAELAEPVPDGTVLALHHPPLPTANRLSRRIELRGRNALAPVLAGSDVRIVLAGHTHVVSAGAIGGVPVWTGGATSYGSDGLAPDRGERVLIAPTVSRIDLFDDGVVVTAVPVDPEVALALSGAQVDALEAR is encoded by the coding sequence GTGCACACGCTGATACAGATCACCGACCTGCACCTGGTGCCCGAGGGATCGCTGCTCCAGGGGCGGGTCGACACGGCGGCGCCGTTCGCGCGGGCGCTGGCCGCCGTCACGGCCTCGGGGGTGCGCCCGGCGGCGCTGCTGCTCACCGGCGACCTCGCCGACGCGGGCGACGGCCCGACCTACGCCCGCCTGCGGGAGCTCGTCGCGCCGCTCGGGGTGCCGGTGGTCGCCGTCGCGGGCAACCACGACGACCGCGCGGCCCTGCGCGAGCACCTGCTGGGCGAGCCCGCCGACGACGCCCCGCTCGACCACGTGGTGCGCCTGGGCGGGCTGCGGGTCGTCGTGCTGGACACGTCGGTGCCCGGCCACGGGCACGGCGAGCTGCGCCCGGCCCAGCTCGAGTGGCTGGCCGCCGAGCTGGCCGAGCCCGTCCCCGACGGCACGGTGCTGGCCCTGCACCACCCGCCGCTGCCGACGGCGAACCGGCTGTCGCGACGCATCGAGCTGCGCGGGCGGAATGCATTGGCGCCCGTCCTCGCCGGGTCGGACGTGCGGATCGTGCTGGCCGGACACACCCACGTCGTCAGCGCGGGCGCGATCGGCGGCGTACCGGTGTGGACCGGCGGGGCGACCTCCTACGGCTCGGACGGCCTCGCCCCCGACCGCGGCGAGCGCGTGCTGATCGCGCCGACGGTGAGCCGGATCGACCTGTTCGACGACGGGGTGGTCGTCACGGCGGTGCCGGTGGACCCGGAGGTGGCGCTGGCGCTGTCGGGGGCGCAGGTCGACGCGCTGGAGGCGCGGTAG
- a CDS encoding DUF4333 domain-containing protein — translation MIEPTAVVPTYRGPQVPQQQAWGQYDPYAATRLGPAPAAPGFRDPLFADGRYDQQARGWEQPAPPPRRRTGLIVGVVVGVLALLGALAAAAVLLLAPRQLSTADVQSEIVRVTQEEVGVAPVDVRCPGSIEVAAGSTTTCTATLDGQALTYGVRQDDDQGNLTITHDRTLLVAEVDATTSALLSAEVGEEVVVACGAEGQTVLVNAPGAPMSCGAANVADPTLTAALTVTVDEAGTVAYEVL, via the coding sequence ATGATCGAGCCCACCGCCGTCGTCCCGACCTACCGGGGCCCGCAGGTCCCCCAGCAGCAGGCGTGGGGGCAGTACGACCCGTACGCCGCGACCCGGCTCGGCCCGGCCCCGGCCGCGCCCGGGTTCCGCGACCCGCTGTTCGCCGACGGCCGCTACGACCAGCAGGCGCGTGGTTGGGAACAGCCGGCACCGCCGCCCCGCCGGCGCACCGGCCTGATCGTCGGCGTCGTGGTCGGCGTCCTCGCGCTGCTCGGCGCGCTCGCCGCCGCCGCGGTGCTGTTGCTCGCGCCCCGCCAGCTCAGCACCGCCGACGTGCAGAGCGAGATCGTCCGCGTCACCCAGGAGGAGGTGGGCGTCGCCCCGGTCGACGTCCGCTGCCCCGGGTCGATCGAGGTTGCCGCCGGCTCCACGACGACCTGCACCGCGACCCTCGACGGCCAGGCGCTCACCTACGGCGTCCGCCAGGACGACGACCAGGGCAACCTGACGATCACCCACGACCGCACCCTGCTCGTCGCCGAGGTCGACGCCACCACCTCCGCGCTGCTCAGCGCCGAGGTCGGCGAGGAGGTCGTCGTCGCCTGCGGCGCCGAGGGGCAGACGGTGCTGGTCAACGCGCCCGGTGCGCCGATGTCCTGCGGCGCGGCCAACGTCGCCGACCCCACCCTGACCGCCGCCCTGACCGTCACCGTCGACGAGGCCGGCACCGTCGCCTACGAGGTCCTCTGA
- a CDS encoding Rieske (2Fe-2S) protein yields MTGPPAVAAVETAAVPVGGGVVVAALNVVVTQPVEGEFAAFEATCTHLGCTVRSVAAGTISCFCHGSRFRVADGSVAGGPAPSPLPRREIVVTSGTVYLVGGP; encoded by the coding sequence ATGACCGGGCCACCCGCCGTCGCCGCCGTCGAGACCGCCGCCGTGCCCGTCGGCGGGGGAGTGGTCGTGGCGGCCCTGAACGTCGTCGTCACCCAGCCCGTCGAGGGCGAGTTCGCCGCGTTCGAGGCCACCTGCACCCACCTCGGCTGCACGGTCCGCTCCGTCGCCGCGGGGACGATCAGCTGCTTCTGCCACGGCAGCCGGTTCCGGGTCGCCGACGGGTCGGTGGCGGGCGGCCCGGCCCCGTCGCCACTGCCCCGGCGGGAGATCGTCGTGACCAGCGGCACGGTTTACCTGGTCGGCGGTCCGTGA
- the glgX gene encoding glycogen debranching protein GlgX, protein MHIWPGRPYPLGATYDGGGTNFAIFSEVAHHIELCLIDDDGSETRLSLPERDGLVWHGYLPRCGPGQRYGYRVHGPHEPSAGLRCNPAKLLLDPYAKAVDGENRWDEALFGYRFGEPDSYNDTDSAPYAATSVVVNPYFDWADDRPLRIPYHETVIYEAHVKGMTMRHPDVPDDVRGTYAGLAHPAMIKHLRSLGVTALELMPVHQFVHDSTLADKGLRNYWGYNTIGFFAPHNDYACFGTRGEQVQEFKTMVRALHRAGIEVILDVVYNHTAEGNHLGPTLSFRGVDNRAYYRLVDGDEKYYYDTTGTGNSLNVRHHESLRLIMDSLRYWVTEMHVDGFRFDLASSLAREFHSVDRLSAFFDLVNQDPVVSQVKLIAEPWDVGDGGYQVGGFPPLWTEWNGKYRDTVRDFWRGEPASLGEFAARFTGSSDLYEADNRRPIASINFVTAHDGFTLNDLVSYNEKHNEANGEDNNDGESHNRSWNCGVEGPTEQAEVNVLRERQKRNFLATLLLSQGVPMISHGDELSRTQDGNNNVYCQDGEISWIDWENAREHEVLTEFTGALARLRAEHPVFRRRRFFQGRAITGSNIEDIAWLRPDGQQMSDGDWSSGIRSIGVYLNGKGIPERDDLGEQIVDDSFLLLVNAHHQQVSFTLPDESYGRAWQVVIDTADPLLANARRRNPAPGARVRIPARAMQVLQCRY, encoded by the coding sequence GTGCACATCTGGCCCGGTCGCCCCTATCCCCTCGGCGCCACCTACGACGGTGGCGGTACCAACTTCGCCATCTTCTCCGAGGTGGCCCACCACATCGAGCTGTGCCTGATCGACGACGACGGCTCCGAGACCCGGCTGTCCCTCCCCGAGCGCGACGGCCTCGTCTGGCACGGCTACCTCCCGCGCTGCGGCCCCGGCCAGCGCTACGGCTACCGGGTGCACGGCCCGCACGAGCCGTCGGCGGGGCTGCGCTGCAACCCGGCGAAGCTGCTGCTCGACCCGTACGCCAAGGCCGTCGACGGGGAGAACCGCTGGGACGAGGCGCTGTTCGGCTACCGCTTCGGCGAGCCCGACTCCTACAACGACACCGACTCCGCGCCCTACGCCGCCACCTCGGTCGTCGTGAACCCCTACTTCGACTGGGCCGACGACCGCCCGCTGCGCATCCCGTACCACGAGACCGTGATCTACGAGGCCCACGTCAAGGGCATGACGATGCGCCACCCGGACGTCCCCGACGACGTCCGCGGCACCTACGCGGGCCTCGCGCACCCGGCGATGATCAAGCACCTGCGGTCGCTGGGCGTGACCGCGCTGGAGCTCATGCCGGTGCACCAGTTCGTCCACGACTCCACGCTCGCGGACAAGGGCCTGCGCAACTACTGGGGCTACAACACGATCGGCTTCTTCGCCCCGCACAACGACTACGCCTGCTTCGGCACCCGCGGCGAGCAGGTGCAGGAGTTCAAGACGATGGTGCGCGCGCTGCACCGCGCGGGCATCGAGGTCATCCTCGACGTCGTCTACAACCACACCGCCGAGGGCAACCACCTGGGCCCGACGCTGTCGTTCCGCGGCGTCGACAACCGGGCCTACTACCGGCTCGTCGACGGCGACGAGAAGTACTACTACGACACCACCGGCACCGGGAACAGCCTCAACGTCCGCCACCACGAGTCGCTGCGGCTGATCATGGACTCGCTGCGGTACTGGGTCACCGAGATGCACGTCGACGGCTTCCGGTTCGACCTCGCCTCGTCGCTGGCGCGGGAGTTCCACTCCGTCGACCGCCTCTCGGCGTTCTTCGACCTCGTCAACCAGGACCCGGTGGTCAGCCAGGTCAAGCTGATCGCCGAGCCGTGGGACGTCGGCGACGGCGGGTACCAGGTCGGCGGGTTCCCGCCGCTGTGGACGGAGTGGAACGGCAAGTACCGCGACACCGTCCGCGACTTCTGGCGCGGCGAGCCCGCGAGCCTCGGCGAGTTCGCCGCGCGCTTCACCGGCAGCAGCGACCTCTACGAGGCCGACAACCGCCGGCCCATCGCCTCGATCAACTTCGTCACCGCGCACGACGGCTTCACGCTCAACGACCTCGTCTCCTACAACGAGAAGCACAACGAGGCCAACGGCGAAGACAACAACGACGGCGAGAGCCACAACCGCTCCTGGAACTGCGGTGTGGAGGGCCCGACCGAGCAGGCCGAGGTCAACGTCCTGCGCGAGCGGCAGAAGCGCAACTTCCTCGCGACCCTGCTGCTCAGCCAGGGCGTCCCGATGATCTCCCACGGCGACGAGCTCTCCCGCACGCAGGACGGCAACAACAACGTCTACTGCCAGGACGGGGAGATCAGCTGGATCGACTGGGAGAACGCCCGCGAGCACGAGGTGCTCACCGAGTTCACGGGCGCGCTGGCGCGCCTGCGGGCCGAGCACCCGGTGTTCCGGCGCCGGCGGTTCTTCCAGGGCCGCGCGATCACCGGCTCCAACATCGAGGACATCGCGTGGCTGCGCCCCGACGGGCAGCAGATGTCGGACGGCGACTGGAGCTCGGGCATCCGCAGCATCGGGGTCTACCTCAACGGCAAGGGCATCCCCGAGCGCGACGACCTCGGCGAGCAGATCGTCGACGACTCGTTCCTGCTGCTCGTCAACGCCCACCACCAGCAGGTGTCGTTCACGCTGCCCGACGAGTCCTACGGACGGGCGTGGCAGGTCGTGATCGACACGGCCGACCCGCTGCTGGCCAACGCCCGCCGCCGCAACCCGGCCCCGGGCGCGCGCGTCCGGATCCCGGCGCGGGCGATGCAGGTGCTCCAGTGCCGTTACTAG
- a CDS encoding SDR family NAD(P)-dependent oxidoreductase, translating to MSTIPPDDLAAFLRVLDVVTDLPPEHPDAVRVRRATAGIWKSVKVARRHAKRDAVAAADGAVTAATATGAPGRIDDETAGLPLVSTTAGASAGTLLRSRACYTCKRRFHVVDAFYHQLCPPCAAQNRSRRDARTDLTGRRALLTGGRAKIGMYIALRLLRDGAHTTITTRFPHDAVRRFSAMEDSADWLHRLRVVGIDLRDPAQVVALADSVAAQGPLDVLVNNAAQTVRRSPGSYSALVEAERTPLPPTPVEVVTFDHVSDAHPAALAGSLQEQSPHAAGAVTGLALAARSASPERIAAGTAIDAGGLLPDTAPVNSWTQHVDEIDPLELLEVQLCNQTAPFILISRLRPALAASPARRTYVVNVSAMEGQFSRAYKGPGHPHTNMAKAALNMLTRTSAAEMLATDGILMTAVDTGWITDERPHPTKLRLAEEGFHAPLDLVDGAARVYDPIVRGEAGEDLHGCFLKDYEPTAW from the coding sequence GTGTCCACGATCCCGCCCGACGACCTCGCGGCGTTCCTGCGCGTGCTCGACGTCGTCACCGACCTGCCGCCCGAGCACCCCGACGCCGTGCGGGTCAGACGGGCCACCGCGGGGATCTGGAAGTCGGTGAAGGTCGCCCGGCGCCACGCCAAGCGCGACGCGGTCGCCGCGGCCGACGGGGCCGTGACCGCGGCCACGGCCACCGGCGCCCCGGGCCGGATCGACGACGAGACGGCCGGGCTGCCGCTGGTCTCGACCACGGCCGGGGCGTCCGCGGGCACGCTGCTGCGCTCGCGCGCCTGCTACACCTGCAAGCGCCGCTTCCACGTCGTCGACGCCTTCTACCACCAGCTCTGCCCGCCGTGCGCCGCGCAGAACCGCAGCCGCCGCGACGCCCGCACCGACCTCACCGGCCGCCGCGCCCTGCTCACCGGCGGCCGGGCCAAGATCGGCATGTACATCGCGCTGCGGCTGCTGCGCGACGGCGCCCACACCACGATCACCACGCGGTTCCCGCACGACGCCGTGCGCCGGTTCTCCGCGATGGAGGACAGCGCCGACTGGCTGCACCGCCTGCGCGTCGTCGGGATCGACCTGCGCGACCCGGCCCAGGTCGTCGCGCTCGCCGACTCGGTCGCCGCCCAGGGCCCGCTGGACGTCCTGGTCAACAACGCGGCCCAGACCGTGCGCCGCTCCCCCGGCTCCTACTCCGCGCTGGTCGAGGCCGAGCGCACCCCGCTGCCGCCGACGCCGGTGGAGGTGGTCACGTTCGACCACGTCAGCGACGCCCACCCCGCGGCGCTGGCCGGGAGCCTGCAGGAGCAGAGCCCGCACGCCGCCGGCGCCGTCACCGGGCTCGCCCTGGCCGCCCGCTCGGCGTCACCGGAGCGGATCGCCGCCGGCACGGCCATCGACGCGGGCGGGCTGCTGCCCGACACGGCGCCGGTGAACAGCTGGACCCAGCACGTCGACGAGATCGACCCGCTGGAGCTGCTCGAGGTCCAGCTGTGCAACCAGACGGCGCCGTTCATCCTCATCAGCCGCCTGCGCCCGGCCCTGGCGGCCTCGCCCGCGCGGCGCACGTACGTCGTCAACGTGAGCGCGATGGAGGGCCAGTTCAGCCGCGCGTACAAGGGGCCGGGCCACCCGCACACGAACATGGCGAAGGCCGCGCTGAACATGCTGACGCGCACCAGCGCCGCGGAGATGCTGGCCACCGACGGCATCCTGATGACCGCCGTCGACACCGGCTGGATCACCGACGAGCGCCCGCACCCCACGAAGCTGCGCCTGGCCGAGGAGGGCTTCCACGCCCCCCTCGACCTGGTCGACGGCGCCGCCCGCGTCTACGACCCGATCGTCCGGGGCGAGGCGGGCGAGGACCTGCACGGCTGCTTCCTCAAGGACTACGAACCGACCGCCTGGTGA
- a CDS encoding DUF6319 family protein, translating to MSTAEPTPEAPAPTPVEAPAEPEKRRRGRPKGTSTARTTRMVELTLTVSGTADGEWQAELKQGTSWLTRGLPVTAAAVSRAAQELSAELSGPIDAMIGAAREQRAARVAALEAELEQARKALAEMDDEGPDRAP from the coding sequence ATGAGCACCGCCGAACCGACCCCCGAGGCCCCGGCCCCCACCCCCGTCGAGGCCCCGGCCGAGCCCGAGAAGCGCCGCCGCGGCCGACCCAAGGGCACCTCCACGGCCCGCACCACGCGCATGGTCGAGCTGACGCTCACCGTCAGCGGCACCGCCGACGGCGAGTGGCAGGCCGAGCTGAAGCAGGGCACGTCCTGGCTCACACGCGGGCTGCCCGTCACCGCGGCGGCCGTGTCGCGCGCGGCGCAGGAGCTCAGCGCCGAGCTGTCCGGCCCGATCGACGCCATGATCGGCGCCGCCCGCGAGCAGCGCGCCGCCCGCGTGGCCGCCCTGGAGGCCGAGCTGGAGCAGGCGCGCAAGGCCCTGGCCGAGATGGACGACGAGGGGCCGGACCGGGCGCCGTAG
- the hrpB gene encoding ATP-dependent helicase HrpB, which produces MDLPDLPVRAALDEITATLAGRGAAVLVAPPGTGKTTLVPLALLALDGRVVVAEPRRLAARAAAARMASLLGEPVGETVGYSVRGDSRTSARTRVEVVTSGLLLRRLAADPELAGVGTVLLDECHERHLDADLLLALLLDARDGLRPDLRLLATSATVATGRLAELLGSDADGDAPVLRVEARTFPVAVRHDPPVRGERIEATVARAVRAALDGGDGDVLAFLPGVAEIRRTAAALSGLDADVLPLHGRLPAAEQDAALQIGQRRRVVLATAVAESSLTVPGVRAVVDAGLARTPRVDHRRGMAGLVTVRVSDAVAQQRAGRAGREAPGRVHRCWPEGELLPRYPEPEIRTADLTRLALDLACWGTPDGGGLRWWDAPPEGPLRAGHQVLRALGALDATGATTARGRRMAGLGLHPRLARALLDGAALVGARAAAEVVALLDDDTLGAGSDADAELAKLRAGTAPGSGRWRTEAARLRRLVGAGSDKGNRGRVEGGAALVVALAHPERLARRRRTGAAVEDAPHGRARGELYLMAGGTAVALPPGSPQAAAEWLAVAVADRAPGAENGTVRLAAAADRELAELAAPALLAEADEVAWSSQGQGGGDVVARHVRRLGAIVLEERRLDRPDPALLRAALLEGLRSEGLGLLRWTDGARRLRDRLAALHRVLGEPWPDVGDTALLADPDPWWTGPFTRARSRADLGRIDAGPVLRSRLDWRHTSVLDELAPERITVPTGSSITLDWSGDQPVLAVRVQECFGWTDTPTVAGGRLPVVLHLLSPAGRPAAVTADLASFWTTGYPQVRAELRGRYPKHPWPEDPLTAAPTRRAGRRR; this is translated from the coding sequence ATGGACCTGCCCGATCTCCCCGTGCGCGCCGCGCTCGACGAGATCACCGCGACGCTCGCCGGCCGCGGCGCGGCGGTGCTGGTGGCGCCGCCCGGCACCGGCAAGACGACGCTGGTCCCCCTGGCGCTGCTCGCGCTCGACGGGCGCGTGGTCGTCGCCGAGCCCCGCCGCCTCGCCGCACGGGCCGCGGCGGCGCGGATGGCGTCGCTGCTCGGGGAGCCGGTCGGCGAGACGGTCGGCTACTCGGTGCGCGGCGACTCCCGGACCTCGGCGCGCACCCGCGTCGAGGTCGTCACGTCCGGTCTGCTGCTGCGCCGCCTGGCCGCCGACCCGGAGCTCGCGGGCGTCGGCACCGTCCTGCTCGACGAGTGCCACGAGCGCCACCTCGACGCCGACCTGCTGCTCGCCCTGCTCCTCGACGCCCGCGACGGCCTGCGCCCCGACCTGCGGCTGCTCGCCACCTCGGCCACCGTCGCCACGGGCCGGCTCGCCGAGCTGCTCGGGTCGGACGCCGACGGGGACGCGCCCGTGCTGCGCGTCGAGGCCCGCACGTTCCCGGTGGCCGTGCGCCACGACCCGCCGGTGCGCGGGGAGCGGATCGAGGCCACCGTCGCGCGGGCGGTGCGGGCCGCCCTGGACGGCGGTGACGGTGACGTGCTCGCGTTCCTGCCCGGCGTCGCGGAGATCCGGCGGACGGCGGCCGCGCTGTCGGGCCTCGACGCCGACGTCCTGCCGCTGCACGGGCGGCTGCCGGCGGCCGAGCAGGACGCGGCGCTGCAGATCGGACAGCGGCGCCGCGTCGTCCTCGCGACCGCGGTGGCCGAGTCGAGCCTGACGGTGCCCGGCGTCCGCGCCGTCGTCGACGCCGGGCTGGCCCGCACGCCGCGCGTCGACCACCGCCGCGGGATGGCCGGGCTCGTCACCGTCCGCGTGTCCGACGCCGTCGCGCAGCAGCGGGCCGGGCGCGCGGGCCGCGAGGCGCCCGGCCGGGTGCACCGCTGCTGGCCCGAGGGTGAGCTCCTCCCCCGCTACCCCGAGCCGGAGATCCGCACCGCCGACCTCACCCGCCTCGCGCTCGACCTCGCCTGCTGGGGGACGCCGGACGGCGGCGGTCTGCGCTGGTGGGACGCACCGCCGGAGGGGCCGCTGCGCGCCGGGCACCAGGTGCTCCGCGCGCTGGGCGCTCTTGACGCGACCGGCGCCACCACCGCCCGCGGGCGCCGGATGGCCGGCCTCGGCCTGCACCCGCGGCTGGCGCGCGCCCTGCTCGACGGGGCGGCGCTCGTCGGGGCGCGGGCGGCCGCCGAGGTCGTCGCCCTGCTCGACGACGACACGCTCGGCGCCGGGTCCGACGCCGACGCCGAGCTGGCGAAGCTCCGCGCGGGAACCGCCCCGGGCAGCGGCCGCTGGCGCACCGAGGCCGCGCGGCTGCGGCGGCTCGTGGGGGCCGGCAGCGACAAGGGGAACCGCGGCAGGGTGGAGGGTGGCGCGGCGCTGGTCGTGGCGCTGGCCCACCCCGAGCGGCTGGCGCGGCGCCGCCGGACGGGCGCGGCCGTCGAGGACGCCCCCCACGGCCGTGCGCGCGGCGAGCTGTACCTCATGGCGGGCGGCACGGCCGTCGCCCTGCCGCCCGGCAGCCCGCAGGCCGCCGCGGAGTGGCTCGCGGTGGCGGTTGCGGACCGGGCGCCGGGCGCGGAGAACGGCACCGTGCGCCTGGCCGCGGCCGCCGACCGGGAGCTGGCCGAGCTCGCCGCGCCCGCACTGCTCGCCGAGGCCGACGAGGTGGCCTGGTCGTCGCAGGGCCAGGGCGGCGGTGACGTCGTCGCCCGGCACGTCCGGCGCCTCGGCGCGATCGTGCTCGAGGAGCGCCGCCTCGACCGCCCCGACCCCGCGCTCCTGCGCGCCGCCCTGCTCGAGGGCCTGCGCAGCGAGGGTCTGGGCCTGCTGCGCTGGACCGACGGCGCCCGGCGGCTGCGCGACCGGCTCGCCGCCCTGCACCGGGTCCTCGGCGAGCCGTGGCCGGACGTGGGTGACACCGCGCTGCTCGCCGATCCCGACCCGTGGTGGACCGGACCCTTCACCCGCGCCCGCTCCCGCGCCGACCTCGGGCGGATCGACGCCGGGCCGGTCCTGCGGTCGCGGCTGGACTGGCGCCACACCAGCGTCCTCGACGAGCTCGCGCCGGAGCGGATCACCGTGCCGACCGGGTCGTCGATCACGCTCGACTGGTCCGGCGACCAGCCCGTCCTCGCCGTCCGCGTGCAGGAGTGCTTCGGCTGGACCGACACCCCGACCGTCGCGGGCGGGCGGCTCCCGGTGGTGCTGCACCTGCTCTCCCCCGCCGGGCGCCCGGCGGCCGTCACCGCCGACCTGGCCTCGTTCTGGACCACCGGCTACCCGCAGGTGCGCGCCGAGCTGCGCGGGCGCTACCCGAAGCACCCCTGGCCCGAGGACCCGCTCACCGCCGCGCCGACGCGCCGGGCCGGGCGGCGCCGCTGA
- a CDS encoding DUF892 family protein: protein MDTGTVTPTLITQLRALHQLTRTEAQIARVRTAQARTDAVRRELEENAANADRRSTRIARELSAVGGVPDVITPAIGRVLAFVKATVEQGQPLDEALLGDLTLEHQLRDRAVYVRTLARRAGRTSTEQLADDLVTAHEATVEWLTTVLAEEAIGGVAALEPTPLQRVAGGVTRVVGLPTRFAIERFNQAVAAVQRTGEQAKETAGDVVGAVTRLGSDAGEVVTAGRDAALNRAERVARREGSDGTAAVVHETRRNLGSLKASELPIQHYEEMTAQDAIAAIRKLTDVDDVTAVVAFEESHKNRSGVVSAAQTHVASLAKDVAGV, encoded by the coding sequence ATGGACACCGGAACGGTCACCCCGACCCTGATCACCCAGCTCCGCGCCCTCCACCAGCTCACCCGCACGGAGGCGCAGATCGCCCGCGTCCGGACCGCACAGGCCCGCACCGACGCCGTCCGCCGCGAGCTCGAGGAGAACGCGGCGAACGCCGACCGGCGCTCGACCCGCATCGCCCGCGAGCTCTCCGCCGTCGGCGGCGTGCCGGACGTGATCACGCCCGCCATCGGCCGCGTGCTGGCGTTCGTCAAGGCCACCGTCGAGCAGGGCCAGCCCCTCGACGAGGCGCTCCTCGGCGACCTCACCCTCGAGCACCAGCTCCGCGACCGCGCCGTGTACGTGCGCACGCTCGCCCGCCGCGCCGGCCGCACCTCGACCGAGCAGCTCGCCGACGACCTCGTCACCGCGCACGAGGCCACCGTGGAGTGGCTGACGACCGTGCTCGCGGAGGAGGCCATCGGCGGCGTCGCGGCCCTAGAGCCCACTCCGCTGCAGCGCGTCGCCGGGGGCGTCACCCGCGTCGTCGGGCTCCCCACGCGGTTCGCGATCGAGCGCTTCAACCAGGCCGTGGCCGCCGTGCAGCGCACCGGCGAGCAGGCCAAGGAGACCGCCGGCGACGTCGTCGGCGCCGTGACCCGCCTGGGTTCCGACGCCGGTGAGGTCGTCACCGCCGGCCGCGATGCGGCGCTGAACCGCGCCGAGAGGGTCGCGCGCCGCGAGGGCTCGGACGGCACCGCCGCGGTCGTGCACGAGACCCGGCGCAACCTGGGCTCGCTCAAGGCCTCGGAGCTGCCGATCCAGCACTACGAGGAGATGACGGCGCAGGACGCGATCGCCGCGATCCGCAAGCTCACCGACGTCGATGACGTGACCGCCGTCGTGGCGTTCGAGGAGAGCCACAAGAACCGCTCGGGCGTCGTGTCGGCCGCGCAGACGCACGTCGCGTCGCTGGCCAAGGACGTCGCCGGGGTCTGA